From one Planococcus citri chromosome 3, ihPlaCitr1.1, whole genome shotgun sequence genomic stretch:
- the LOC135838522 gene encoding rac guanine nucleotide exchange factor JJ-like has product MDKNICSTPEPSLAVELRSALLKENILTTKTKKRVLDALDEHITNDEDRKIAIRRKKTIQEIYSSEESYLSQLEKLVKFFKKPMEEQKMAPISILNILFGNIESIQDVNKEFLSLLKENKGNVASAFLSTAPFFKLYSAYAYNYRNVISILESLPKTNPTLQDFISKQETRPEVTSKISSLLIAPVQRIPRYLLLLKELKSLTPEPSFASAELEEAIKEISIIVDHIQSLIKEQECMSRMLFIQKSLLNGKPSIIVPGRKLVKEGKLMKVVKSELSARYIVLLNDMILYCKDWNGSSLKCLRVLPISKCVINAIGFKKGVFSVQCQSFSVVLCSVDDPQVAHEWVEAIQNVIDQHKEDRKMLRKQSSQRRPLRRRDFNQLEDPNDILRKKRKTTSENDEVCVISPWKKLKTCSTVQTLESDKVSEKKEKLQEGTSYLKLAKQLITSVKQTTQKIVSEVDGGICQPVSSKPAITD; this is encoded by the exons CACTAATGATGAAGATCGAAAAATCGCTATTCGTAGAAAGAAGACCATCCAAGAAATTTATTCATCTGAAGAAAGTTACTTGAGTCAGTTAGAAAAGCTGGTGAAA TTTTTCAAGAAACCGATGGAGGAGCAAAAAATGGCCCCAATTTCGATCCTAAACATATTATTTGGAAATATCGAGTCTATTCAAGATGTAAACAAAGAATTCCTGTcgcttttgaaagaaaacaaagGAAACGTTGCATCTGCTTTTCTCTCCACAGCTCCGTTTTTTAAATTGTATTCGGCGTACGCTTACAATTACAGGAACGTGATTAGTATTTTAGAG TCATTACCCAAGACTAATCCAACATTACAAGATTTCATCAGTAAGCAAGAAACAAGACCCGAAGTTACTTCTAAAATAAGTTCTTTACTAATTGCTCCTGTTCAAAGAATACCTCGGTATCTTCTTCTACTCAAAGAATTAAAATCACTGACGCCGGAACCTTCTTTTGCGTCCGCTGAGTTGGAAG AAGCAATCAAAGAAATTAGTATCATCGTTGATCATATACAAAGCTTAATCAAAGAACAAGAGTGTATGTCGAGGATgttattcattcaaaaaagtCTACTGAACGGTAAACCTTCGATTATAGTTCCTGGACGTAAATTGGTAAAAGAAGGAAAACTCATGAAG GTTGTGAAATCTGAATTGTCCGCCCGTTACATCGTTTTATTGAATGATATGATTTTGTACTGTAAAGACTGGAACGGATCATCATTAAAATGTTTGAGAGTATTGCCTATAAGTAAATGTGTAATCAACGCGATTGGATTCAAAAAAGGTGTATTCTCGGTGCAATGTCAGTCTTTCTCTGTAGTTTTATGTTCCGTCGATGATCCGCAAGTAGCTCACGAATGGGTTGAGGCCATTCAAAACGTCATTGATCAA caTAAAGAAGACAGAAAAATGCTCAGAAAGCAAAGCAGTCAACGCCGTCCGTTACGTCGTCGAGACTTCAATCAGCTTGAGGATCCCAACGacatattgagaaaaaaaagaaaaactacatcg GAAAACGATGAAGTATGTGTTATCAGcccatggaaaaaattgaaaacttgttcCACTGTTCAAACATTAGAATCTGACAAG GTctccgaaaaaaaagaaaagctccAAGAAGGAACATCCTATTTGAAATTAGCAAAACAATTGATCACTAGTGTGAAACAAACCACTCAAAAAATTGTGAGTGAAGTTGACGGTGGTATATGTCAACCTGTTTCGAGTAAACCTGCGATAACCGACTAA